From Punica granatum isolate Tunisia-2019 chromosome 1, ASM765513v2, whole genome shotgun sequence:
TCAATAGAAGAAGAGGATAGGGGGAGTTGGCGGTGGGGGCTTTGTTGACAGTCACTATCCCCTCAATTCGAATTGTTGGCGACCCTATATGGCGGTAGGCCTCGGGCGAGGCCCCCTCGTGcttgaatttaataaaaaaattaattgatggGGACAAGGGAAAATTGAAGAGTGCCAGCGATAGGGGCCTTGCCTATGGCCACCGCCCTTCCAATTGAGGTTAACTGTGAATCACTTAGGTCACCGCACATCAAGCTAAGATTGATATTAAAATGACAGTCGGTGAATTTGCATGATAAAAGAATTCATGCTAAAATCGATATATAGTGCAAAGCttggattttttaaaatataatttacccAATTAATAATAAGCatattattagttattttaGTCATCTAATCTAATCTATTTATTTGAGTCATCTTCTATAAATAAACTAAACATTTAGAACCCGTTTGGtatctaaaattttttttaactctacttcacttaattctacttatcttcaattcaacaacacaattattacttttccatctttcttcaatttttttaaccattcaattgaatttttaatattaaattttcttaactattcattacttttttcacaatttaacaatacaatcatcactttctcaactatttattactttttcacactttttttcataatttaacaacacaatcattacaaaaccaattaaaaccaaaattcaactcaactcaactctaaaaccaaacacaattAAATGCGAGAAGGATTTTGTAACTGCTTCATGATATGACTGAGGTAAATCTTAtcctaaattaaaaaattcccCCTCCCTCCGAACCCTCCGGCAGAGTAACCCTGCTGTTGGTTTCTTCGCCCAATTATCACCACCCATCACCATCTGCTTCCAATTTCCTCCGAACACTCCGCCAAAGTAATTTCATCTGAGTTGCCTATCGGTTCTCTATCcagataattattaaaaaaagaaaagaaaagaaaaagataaacatatgtttttttctttttttttgcttagtAAGATGAGCATATACGTTGAAAGCCCATAAACATTTTCGCCCTTTTAAGgatcgggtccgtcccgattgCTATGTTTCCTCCCATGCCTTAATGGTTTCAAGGCCGGTCCGGCCCGGCCCATTTTTTCCTCTCGGGTTTTGTTCTCTGGACTTCtcgttttccttttccctttttccatCTATTAATAAATAGCTTTTTCAAACAAAAATCAAACAGCTGAATTCGTTCTTCCACTTCTCCTCAGCTGCTTGCTTTACTTTCGCGCAGTTCCTTCttctacttcttcttcttcttctccttctccttctcttccATAAGAGAGAGTTTCCTCTGCATAAATTTCTCAAAGTTCTGCACTTTTGCTCGCAACTTCAATCTCCACGCTCGAGAATTTCTCTTAAGTTGACGGCGGAACATCCCCTGTGGGCGAATCTTGGAGGCGGAGCCGCTTCCTGAATCAGTTGCGGAGCCAGCCGGGTCTGTCACTGGCCCCGTCCCTCTGCCGTTGGTCTCGATTTCGAGCTTCAGGGGATTGAGGGAAATCACCTCAGATTCCTCCATGGCGTCGAAGAAGGCGTCTGAGGGCATCGCCCTGCTCTCCATGTACAACGACGAAGAGGACGAGGAGATGGAAGACGTCAAGGACGGAGGCAATCCTCAGACGGAAGACGAACAGGGAGAGAAGGAGCCCCGGCAGGGGGAAGACGAATACATGGAGTCTAGCTATAGGGAGGACGAAATTAGGGTTACTCCGCACTCTTCTGATCATCAACAAGATCAACCTCAGCTGGATACCCCTAATCAAGATTCTATTGACTCAGGAGCTTCAGAAGCTAAGGATACTGCTGAGGTCTCAAAGGATGTTGACCCTTTGGATAAATTCATCCCCCCACCACCAACGACAAAGTGTTCTGAAGAGCTTCAAGTAAGTGTCTCTTCAACATTTTCCGCAGATGTTTAAATCACCTCTTGGACTGCATCTAATCAGATATCATCGTGCTCCGATTCGTTTATAGCTCTGGTTGTGCACTATCTGATGAACAATTTTGCTTTTGGCAAAGGCTGAAAATGATCCTATTATGTTGCTGTAGGAAAGGGTAAGAAAATTTATTGCATATAAAAGAGCTGGAAAAAGTTTCAATTCCGAAGTGCGAAACAGGAAGGACTACCGAAACCCGGACTTCTTGCTGCATGCAGTGAGATATCAGGATATCGATCAGACTGGATCTTGCTTTAGCAAGGATGTGTTTGACCCCCATGGTTATGATCCAAGCGACTACTATGATGAGATAGGTCAGTATAGTGTTAAGTTGATTCTGAATATGCGCTTCTGCTATTTGAGGATCAACTTTTGGTGAGATGGTTGAACTCTGTTTTAATTTGAGGGGTGCAGGTCCACCTGTGATTATTGCATATTTGATCGATTGGATTTGTTCTGTTCTTTACTATGAAGTTGAGTGACCCTACCAACACCGTTTATATGTAATGCAATTTCCTGCAGAACTGCATCAGAATGCATTTTCAGTTTATTTTTAGCTCTCTTCCACTTCTATGTTACATGGGTGATAACAATCAAAATGAACTTTGGACTGGGGATGGGAATTTTTATGCTTTTTATTTGACCAGAAAATCATATGCTAAATGTTGGACAATTGTTCTGCTATTTTGGCTTGGACCTGTTACTCTAGACCTgtcttgaaaatattaattcttCTAGGGATCTATACTAAATATAGGTCTAGGTTTCGTTTGGGAATACGGTGGCAGTAGCGTAAATGCTTTTTTCTGCTGATTTTTAAGCAAAAGCAGCTTTTGGTGAACTAATTCAAAATCATGGTGTGGTTGACTTTGGCCATTGGAAATGTGATTTTACTAGAAGGTTGATAGGTGTTTATAAAAACTGGTTCTACTTATAATCTATTGtaagcattaattttaatatcgGCTTTTGCTTATTCTAGAATCAATACTTGTTTTTCAGTAATTCTGTTTTAGTACCTTTGTTTCAACAGTACTCCCAAACCAAGCGTTAATTGTCTCATTGCTTTGGCTTTTCTGTACATGCATTCTCCAGTTGTTGTTACATTTTCAACATCATGGTTCTTCTTACTTAGCTGGTACAAGATCTTCTGAAACAGAGATTGACATGAAGCGTGAAGCAGAGAGGAAGGAGCtcgagaagaaaaagagtcaGCAGGTCGAATTTGTTTCTGGTGGAGCTCAAATTACAAATCTTGCTGCTGCACCTAAGATCAACTTGCCTGTTCCAGGTGCATTGAGCAAATTTCATATCCATACTAATACATTTGTGCGGTTGATCGATAAGATTTTTGAGCTTGGTTATATGGCAGCTTACTTACGGGAAGCCATTTTGCAGTTCCAAATGTCAATGTTACTGTTGCTTTGAGGTCTGCATCGGCTGCGCCCGATGCTGTTCCCAGGGAGGGTAGACagaataaaaaatcaaaatgggATAAGGTCATTTTCTAACTTTGCAGTTTCTATCCTGTTCATCACTCTCCCAAATTAAAATCTCCAGTAATTTGCTTGCAGTTCCATTCTGCTGACTCATTAAAACTTCTGGACTTCTCTTTACTCGCTTAAGGTGGACACTGGAGGTCAGGATGCTCTATCCAATATAGGGGCCCATGCAGCACTTCTATCTGCTTCTAATGCTGGTTCTGGATATCCAGCTTTCGTGTAAGTCTGGAACTACTTCTTTAATGCTAATAATTGTCTCATTAGCTTATGGTTTACtggatttgaaatttatgtCCTCTACTAGTCTTGAACTTCTTGTGTGGCTACTTGCTGTGAGCTTTTAGAAAATTGATAGTGCTTTTGTTATGGATGCATTTGGAGAGGAGCATGCTctggtgtttgatgggttttttTTCTGTAGTAAGGCGGAggttaatggagaagagaggaggagagagtGGTGAGAGAGGGTAGTGGTATTATATATTCTTTGTTCTCTCTTTGCGACCGTCAACTGCCTCTTCTACTAGCTTTCTGGCAGTTAGTCGTGCTAGAAGACGATGATATTTTAGGAATAGGTAGTCATCTCAAATGTTCTCCCCCCTAAATTTCCGCGTCATATGGGGATTTTCATTGGCCACCCAATCTGTGGAATATGGTATGTAGGAGGTAACATATAATAGAAGTGTTGTCTCTGCATTCGGTATTTGCTTTTTCCTTCCCCCTTCTTCAACTTCCAAATGAAGAATGTCCTATCCTTCCCTGTCTTGTTTCCTCCTGAACAAGGAGAAACATTTCCCTCTCCTTTCCATccccttcttttcctttctattCCCACACTGGGAAGCATTGAAGTGGACTGCAGCTTGGTTCCTTTTTCATGTAATCCGTAGTGGTTTGCCATGCCTTTTCCATATGAACTGGCATGTCAACTTGGCGTGGGAATCATCAGCTGTTTCTCTTGTAGTGGTGAACTTATGCAGTTGATATACTTCTGCATAAACAGTACAACTGCTGAAAAGAGCATGCATGTTATAGTTGTCACACCTTAGGCTGGCTTGTGCTACACGAGTCCATTCTTATGAAG
This genomic window contains:
- the LOC116192370 gene encoding SAP30-binding protein isoform X1; protein product: MASKKASEGIALLSMYNDEEDEEMEDVKDGGNPQTEDEQGEKEPRQGEDEYMESSYREDEIRVTPHSSDHQQDQPQLDTPNQDSIDSGASEAKDTAEVSKDVDPLDKFIPPPPTTKCSEELQERVRKFIAYKRAGKSFNSEVRNRKDYRNPDFLLHAVRYQDIDQTGSCFSKDVFDPHGYDPSDYYDEIEIDMKREAERKELEKKKSQQVEFVSGGAQITNLAAAPKINLPVPVPNVNVTVALRSASAAPDAVPREGRQNKKSKWDKVDTGGQDALSNIGAHAALLSASNAGSGYPAFVSQQRRRAVEEKRSGERKLDKRT
- the LOC116192370 gene encoding SAP30-binding protein isoform X2; amino-acid sequence: MASKKASEGIALLSMYNDEEDEEMEDVKDGGNPQTEDEQGEKEPRQGEDEYMESSYREDEIRVTPHSSDHQQDQPQLDTPNQDSIDSGASEAKDTAEVSKDVDPLDKFIPPPPTTKCSEELQERVRKFIAYKRAGKSFNSEVRNRKDYRNPDFLLHAVRYQDIDQTGSCFSKDVFDPHGYDPSDYYDEIEIDMKREAERKELEKKKSQQVEFVSGGAQITNLAAAPKINLPVPVPNVNVTVALRSASAAPDAVPREGRQNKKSKWDKVDTGGQDALSNIGAHAALLSASNAGSGYPAFVQQRRRAVEEKRSGERKLDKRT